TAAGCACATTTCTCAAGAAATTTTAAAATATATCGGTGGTGAAGAGAACATTATCGGTGTGGCCCATTGTGCCACAAGATTAAGAATTGTACTTGAGGACAATGAAAAAGCGGAATTAAAGAAGATTGAAGATATTGATCTGGTTAAAGGTGTTTTCATAGCGGGGGATCAACTGCAGATCATTTTTGGAGCAGGGTTGGTCAATAATATCTATGCCGTGTTCTCCAAACTGACCGGAACAGAAGATATGTCATTAAGTGATGTCAAATCAAAGTCCGCACAAAAGCAAAATCCTTTTCAAAAAGCCATTAAATCGCTGTCAGATGTCTTCATTGAGATCATGCCGGGAATTCTCGCCGCCGCATTGTTAATGGGGATAACCGGGCTGTTAGGTCAGAAGGGGTTATTTGGTCCTAAATCGATTGTGGAGATGTATCCAATTTTTCAAGGGATTAATCGCTTTGTTCAAATCGTTTCCACGGGTATTTTCACCATCCTGCCGCTGCTTGTTGTTTATTCTGCAACCAAGAGATATGGCGGTCGTCCTATTCTGGGGCTTGTGCTGGGTGCGATTATGCTGCATCCGGCCCTGGCGGATGCCTTTGAGGTAGCTAAAGGGAGTCAAAATCCGGAATCGATCAGTCTTTTCGGCCTTCCCGTACAGTTGGTTGGATTTCAGGGTGGTATTATTATTGCTCTAATGATGGGATACGTGGTAGCCAAGTTGGATCAGTTTTTTAACAAAAAGGTTCCAGACATGATTAAATTATTTTTGGCTCCGTTGCTGACGGTCTTTGTTTCTTCCCTGCTATTGTTTACGATTATCGGCCCTCTTGGGCGAGAGTTGGCCAGTCTAGTCACCGTTTCGCTGCTTTGGATGACGCAAAATCTTGGAATATTCGGTTTTATGTTTTTTGCAGGCATTCAGCAGATCATTGTTATTACAGGTTTACATCATGTTATGGGTGCGGTAGAAGCGCAGCTGTTAACCGATACAGGCAGAAATTTTATCAACCCATTGGCATCAGTAGCTTTGATGGCTCAAGGGGGCGCCGTTTTGGGGTATATTCTTTTGAATCGCAAAGACACTAAAGTTAAAGAAATGGGTTACTCTGCATTCGGGTCTGTACTTTTTGGAATCTCGGAACCAGCGATCTTCGGGGTCACTTTAAAGTATAAGTTCCCCTTAGTTGCTGGATGCCTCGGAGGAATGGTTGCGGGAGCATATGTATATTTAAGTAAACTGACAGCCATAGGATTCGGAACCACGGCTCTTCCGGGCTTTGCAATTGCAGCGTCGGATTATCACGGTCATATCAATTATCTTGTCGCTCATCTTATTGCCCTGTTATGTGGGGCATTATTTACCTTGGCTTACGGTGCTATCAAGAGCAAGAGGTCACGAGCCTGAACCAAAAGAACATTAGCAGGTTGAAAAAATTAAGCTTTTATGAAAACGGTTAAAGGAAGAGAATATTTGTGGAATGGACAAGAGAGCATAGATGAAAAATTAAAAGGGCCGTCCTCCGTCGTTATAAACGACCGAGGATGGCCCTAAGTTTTACATAGGTATGCATGTACATTCGTTAAAGCTAATCGATGCCACCATCGCTTTCAATCAGCCCTTTGCCGATTACATTGGCCGAAACCGGAGGCTTGCCGAGCTCCCGAGACCATATGGACAATTGCCCAATATGGTGGATTTGGTGGGCAATGACATGGCGCATCACCTCGCCCCAGGCATCCATTACAATTCTGCCGTCCGGGAGGTGATCTTCAAACCTTTTCCGTTCCAGACCATCATGCCAGGCGAGCACGAACGGCTCGACATTGAGTCGAAACTTCGCATCCAGCTCACGGACCTTGTCGAGCGTATCATACAGAGAGAAGTCCTCCTGAAAGTCGGGTTTGCCCTGAATCGTTTGAATCCAGCTCCACTCCACATCAACGATATGAAAGAGTGTCTTTAGAATGCCGCCGACTCCGCCGACGCGTTGTTTCAGTAATTCCTCCTGCGACACCTCTTCACACCAGCGGTACCATTGTTCCCGAATCATCCAGTTGTAACGAAAAAAAGTCTGCATCCATCAACCTCCAGAGCCATATTTGAGAATCATCTCCACCAGTTTACCATGGAATGCCAAAAGGGCTGTCTCATTCGTAGAAAATCTACTTTTGAGACAGCCCTTATTATAGGATAAGAATGTTGCTACTGGCTTATTTCTTTGCAGCCGCGTAACGTTTGTTGACTTCATCCCAGTTGATTACATTGTAGAAAGCTGAAATGTAGTCTGGGCGTTTGTTTTGATATTTCAGGTAGTAAGCATGCTCCCAAACGTCCAGTCCAAGTACCGGAGTCAGACCTTCAAACAGCGGGCTATCTTGGTTTGGAGTGCTAGTGATCGCCAGTTTGCCGTCTTTGCCGACAACCAACCAAGCCCAGCCGCTACCAAAACGAGTTGTAGCTGCTTTAGTGAAGTCTTCTTTAAATTTGTCATAGCCGCCCAGTTCATTGTTGATTGCTTCAGCAATTGCACCTGTTGGCTGTCCGCCACCGTTAGGACCGATAACTTCCCAGAACAGGCTGTGGTTGTGATGTCCACCACCGTTATTGCGAACCGCAGTGCGGATGCTTTCTGGAACGCTGTCCAGATTAGAGATCAGATCCTCCAGGCTTTTGCTTTGCAGTTCGGGAGCGCTCTCCAGAGCTGCGTTCAAGTTTGTAACATATGTGTTATGGTGACGATCATGGTGAATTTCCATTGTCTGTGCATCAATGTGCGGTTCCAGTGCGTCTTTTGCGTAAGGAAGTTCTGGTAATTGAAATGCCATAGTAAATCCCTCCTGGTTATATGGTTGGGTAAGTGTTCCTATGTAATAATACCCTCGACAGTTATATTAAACCGCATTCAGCCTATTTAATCAACATTTTTGTTTGTAAAATAGCAAACTGGGCAATACGGCCTGGTAGATAGCATGTCCAAAAACCCGCTTAGAATACACAATACATAGGTAATAAGAGGTAAATTGTGAACATTAAAATGTAAACGCTTTATATACAGCGCTTACATGAGAAAAAGGGATGTATTCCGTCAAAAAGTATGGTTTAATGGTCAAGGAAGCAGAAATTTCGGCTTTTTTGTCGTCTGCTATAATCTGTCATGTCTATGACATGACGAACTTGAGGGCATACACCCTTTTCCTGTTCTTCATTTCATATATAGCAGATCGTATGCATTTTTATCATAATGCCTTGTGATTAACACCATGATAAGAAATTTAAGGATTTATGTAAAAATGACGGTGCTGTCTCAATTTTTTTATTATGCTTACGAAAAGGGAGATATTACTTATGCACGTTCGTTCCTTTCAATTAAGTGATGTGAACTCAGTAACGGAACTCATGCAAATTGCCTTGTCAGAGGAGTGCTACAAAGAGACGGTGAAAGCATTTGCCCGTCAGCTTTCGTGGGATTCCGGTTTGATTATCGTTGCAGAAGAAGAGGGAGAGATCGTGGGTGCTTTGATCGGCACGATCGATCAGAATGATGGTTGTTACTATCGTATCGCTATTCACCCGGATCGTCGTCGGATGGGAATCGGCAAATCGCTTGTGGAGTCCATGGAGCAGCGTTTTCAGCAACGTAAGGTTAGCCGTATTTGGGTAGCGGGGGACAAGCATAACAGTGTGGCCATGCCTTTGTACGAAGCGATGGGCTATGGAGCAAGCCAGATTTTACAGGCTTTTCAGAAGCTGAGTATTTTGGCGCCTCATTAATTGGAAATCGAAATAAAGAGAATTGAATAACATTAAGTATAATATTTACATTTAGAGCATATCTGAGTAACCGTTGCAATCGGGTACGGGATATGCTTTTCTATTTATAACAGGGTTGAGGAGGTTTAATTATGGACGCTTTGGCTCCTTCGTCAGGCCCGCCTCCCTCGCCGGAAACGTCCAAACAAGCAGGTCGCTCTGGTTACATACGCGATTGGTTAGTCACTCTTCTGATCGCTATGGTCGTCTTGCTGCTTCTGAACCTGTTTGTATTTAACTTGTCCACGGTTAGAGGACATTCGATGCAGCCGACGCTAATGGAAAGCCAGCATTTGTTCGTTAACAAGCTGGTTTATAATTTTCATGATCCGGGCAGGGGGGACATTGTGATTTTAAAAGATCCCGATTCCAAGCTGTCGAGCCCAAGATTTTTAGTGAAAAGAGTCATAGGTATTCCCGGAGATGTAATCCGAGTTGAACATAATCATTTGTATGTGAACGGTGAACTGCTAAATGAACCTTACACCAACTCTGACGTGGAGGATGGTGATTATGGTCCTTTTACGGTGGAACCGGGGCACTTTTTTGTCATGGGAGATAATCGCCATACTGCAGCAAGCAAGGATAGCCGCTATTTTGGCAGCATTAAATCTCAAGATTTACTGGGACGTGCAGAATTTATATTTTGGCCGATATCTGAGTGGAAGTGGCTATAGAGCAACTAAAGTCTGAAATCAAGGAAAGGAAGAGGATGATGAAAGAAGTGATGGTATATACCGACGGTGCTTGTTCGGGAAATCCGGGTCCTGGGGGCTGGGGGATCGTTCTGCTGTATGGGGAGCATCGTAAGGAGCTGTCAGGTGCCGAGAAAATGACGACAAACAACCGTATGGAGATTAAGTCCGTGATTGAAGCACTGAAGCTGCTCAAGGAGCCTTGCCATGTGAAAGTACACAGTGACTCTGCCTATGTCGTCAATTGCTTCAAACAGGGCTGGATTAAGAACTGGCTTCGTAATGGCTGGCGCAACAGTAAAAATCAGCCAGTGGAGAATAAGGAATTATGGGAAGAGCTGTGGGAACTGATGGGTAAGCATGAGGTTGAATATGTGAAGGTTAAGGGGCACAGTGACAACGAACTGAATAATCGTTGTGATTTTCTAGCGACCAGTGCTGTTAAAAATTTACGGTAGCATCTGCTGCTATTTTCTGTTGAAATTTGAGATATGAGAATTTTGCAAATTCTCATATCTGTAATGATAAAAAGTGGAAGAGAGGTGAGTATCGGATGCAACGCGGATTGACTCAGGCGGCTGCCGGAACCGCTTCGACTTGGGCTTCGCTCAAGCAGGAAATTATTGAGGCGGCTCCAGGGCTGGGTATCGACTCCATCGGGTTCGCATCCGCCGACCCCTTTCTGTCTCTGAAAGCTATATTGGAAGAGCATCGTGCGAAAGGCTATGAATCCGGCTTTGAGGAGCCAGATATTGATAAGCGGATCTACCCGGAGCTGTATGGCTCACAGCCTGCATCTCTGATTGCTATTGCAGTGGCGTATCCTTCCAAAATGAAGGACCCGCCGAAGTCGGACAAGGGGAAGTACCGTGGTATTTTGGCGCGTTCAGCCTGGGGGAAAGATTATCATCTGGTACTACGCGAAGCGATGGAAAAGCTTGAGGCTTTTATAAGCGAGCGGGTGCCTGATGCCATTATGAAAAACATGGTGGATACCGGAGAATTGTCGGATCGGGCCGTTGCGGAACGGGCAGGGATTGGCTTTAGCGGCAAAAATACGATGATGATTTCACCGACGCTGGGTTCATGGATCTATCTAGGTGAGCTGTTGACGAACATTCCTTTCCAGCCAGATGAACCGGTAACGGAGGGTTGCGGCGAGTGTACCAAATGTTTGGATGCCTGTCCTACGGGCGCGCTTGTGGGTCCTGGACAGCTGAATGCCCAGCGGTGCGTATCCTTTTTGACGCAAACGAAGGGCTTTCTGGATGAGGAGTTTATGCGGAAGATAGGGAATCGGCTGTACGGATGTGATACTTGCCAAATGGTATGCCCCAAAAATCGGGGTCTCAACTGGGATCACCATCCCGAGCTTACACCCGATCCTGAAATTGTGAAGCCGTTGCTGCTGCCGTTATTGGATTTGAGCAACCGTGAATTCAAAGACCGATTTGGTCAAAGTGCGGCGGCTTGGCGGGGGAAGAAGCCCATTCAACGCAATGCAGTCATTGGACTGGGCAATTTCAAAGATATCAGTGCGGTGCCCAAATTAACGGAGGTTTTATTGGATGATCCGCGTCCTGAGCTGCGAGGCACGGCGGCGTGGGCTTTGAGTCGAATAGGAGGGGAAAACGCTATGACAGCGATCAAGCAAGCATCAGAGAAGGAACAACATGAGCAAGTACGCGAAATGATCGCGCAAGCGCATTCCAAACTAGAGGAACAAGAGCAGGCAGAAGAGCTAAAGGCATCTGAATTATCAAAATCAGAAGTAACGGCCGGGGATTCACAGGGTCCAACCACCATTTATTATGATGAGATGGAGACACCTGTGGGCACGTTAACGCTGTGCGCTACGGATCGGGGGCTGTGTCGAATAGACTATGGCGTTTTTCATGCGAAGGAAGCACTGCTTCAGCAATGGGCCCGAACATGGATTGGGGAATACGTCTATGTGCATGAGCCGGAAAAGCTGCGCGAAGCCGCGGATCAACTGCGTGAATATTTTGCGGGAGAACGACGGGAATTCAGTATAGCCTATGATTTGAGAGGCACCCCTTTTCAAGAGCAGGTATGGCGTGCACTGCAAAGTATTCCGTACGGACAAAGTGTGTCCTACAAAGATATTGCGGAATCGATCGGACGAGCCAAGGCGGTACGTGCTGTGGGTGAAGCCAATAACAAAAATCCGTTACCCATTCTGTTTCCATGTCACCGGGTATCAGGTGCTAACGGAAGTTTGGTCGGTTATGCTGGAGGCTTACCAGTTAAGACGAAGCTGCTGGAATTGGAGAAACAATAAGGACATATGTTTGCAAAAAGTGATTTGCTAGCTGTCCCATGTTTTGCTATGATAGGTTCGTGTGTAATTCAAGATGTTTCATATAAATATACAGAGGTGACGACTTCGTGGTGTGGAATATTGTCATTCCGATTATTACCCTGATTGCTGGTTTGGTTGGGGGATTTTTCATCGGTGCTTATTATCTTCGTAAACAGCTTGAAAAGATGCAAAACGACCCTGAAACGCTGCAAAAAATGGCTAAACAGATGGGTTACAACCTGAATGGGAAACAAATGCAAAAAGCCCAGCAGATGATGAAGAACCAACAGTTCTCCAAAAGTCAGCCTGGTCCGCGTAAAAATCAGGGCCGTCGGAAATAATGAGCAACGTGAGTACGGATGCCGCATGAGGTTGCTGCATAGAGGAGGATTACTGTGGCTGGCGTAAAAGATTATATTAACCGCAAAGCTGCGGATAACCGGGATAAAATCGAGTACCATGTGGAGCAGATTTTACAACTGATCGGTGAGGACCCCAAGCGTGAAGGGTTGTTGGAAACACCGGCACGCGTTGCGCGCATGTATGAGGAAATATTTGCGGGTTATGAGGTTGATCCCCGGGATGCGTTGGGTGTGACATTTGACGAGAATCACGAGGAGCTTGTGATCGTGAAGGACATCGTCTATTACAGCCAGTGTGAGCACCATATGGCTCCTTTCTTCGGAAAAGTGCATATCGGCTATGTACCCAGCGGCAAAATTGTAGGATTGAGCAAGCTTGCACGCCTGGTAGAGGCAGTGACCCGCCGATTGCAGGTACAGGAGCGTATTACTTCACAGATCGCTGATATTTTAAATGAAGCGGTCTCCGCTCACGGGGTTATGGTAGTCGTAGAAGGCGAGCACCTGTGCATGTGTGCAAGAGGTGTCAAAAAGCCTGGTAGCAAAACAGTAACGTCTGCGGTACGCGGTACGTTTCGTGATGATGCTGCGCAGCGCGCAGAGTTTCTGTCGCTGCTCAAGGATTGATCGAACATCGCAAGACGTTTATGTGATGAACAAAAAAGGGTGGTTTACGCATAGGCGTAGCCACCTTTTTTTGTTAACATCAGATATAGACGACGGGATAGCCGCCTTAAAATTACGATTAGCCTATGGATAACAGTTATTTTTGTAGATAGGGGATAACGTATGGAGAATGTACATAGATCAACAGAAAAAACAACAGCTTTGCCTGAGTTGCAGTGGCTTGAAGCACCACTTGCGGACACTCAGGAGGATGTTTTGTCT
The Paenibacillus peoriae DNA segment above includes these coding regions:
- the queG gene encoding tRNA epoxyqueuosine(34) reductase QueG, with translation MQRGLTQAAAGTASTWASLKQEIIEAAPGLGIDSIGFASADPFLSLKAILEEHRAKGYESGFEEPDIDKRIYPELYGSQPASLIAIAVAYPSKMKDPPKSDKGKYRGILARSAWGKDYHLVLREAMEKLEAFISERVPDAIMKNMVDTGELSDRAVAERAGIGFSGKNTMMISPTLGSWIYLGELLTNIPFQPDEPVTEGCGECTKCLDACPTGALVGPGQLNAQRCVSFLTQTKGFLDEEFMRKIGNRLYGCDTCQMVCPKNRGLNWDHHPELTPDPEIVKPLLLPLLDLSNREFKDRFGQSAAAWRGKKPIQRNAVIGLGNFKDISAVPKLTEVLLDDPRPELRGTAAWALSRIGGENAMTAIKQASEKEQHEQVREMIAQAHSKLEEQEQAEELKASELSKSEVTAGDSQGPTTIYYDEMETPVGTLTLCATDRGLCRIDYGVFHAKEALLQQWARTWIGEYVYVHEPEKLREAADQLREYFAGERREFSIAYDLRGTPFQEQVWRALQSIPYGQSVSYKDIAESIGRAKAVRAVGEANNKNPLPILFPCHRVSGANGSLVGYAGGLPVKTKLLELEKQ
- the folE gene encoding GTP cyclohydrolase I FolE encodes the protein MAGVKDYINRKAADNRDKIEYHVEQILQLIGEDPKREGLLETPARVARMYEEIFAGYEVDPRDALGVTFDENHEELVIVKDIVYYSQCEHHMAPFFGKVHIGYVPSGKIVGLSKLARLVEAVTRRLQVQERITSQIADILNEAVSAHGVMVVVEGEHLCMCARGVKKPGSKTVTSAVRGTFRDDAAQRAEFLSLLKD
- a CDS encoding DinB family protein; amino-acid sequence: MQTFFRYNWMIREQWYRWCEEVSQEELLKQRVGGVGGILKTLFHIVDVEWSWIQTIQGKPDFQEDFSLYDTLDKVRELDAKFRLNVEPFVLAWHDGLERKRFEDHLPDGRIVMDAWGEVMRHVIAHQIHHIGQLSIWSRELGKPPVSANVIGKGLIESDGGID
- a CDS encoding superoxide dismutase — its product is MAFQLPELPYAKDALEPHIDAQTMEIHHDRHHNTYVTNLNAALESAPELQSKSLEDLISNLDSVPESIRTAVRNNGGGHHNHSLFWEVIGPNGGGQPTGAIAEAINNELGGYDKFKEDFTKAATTRFGSGWAWLVVGKDGKLAITSTPNQDSPLFEGLTPVLGLDVWEHAYYLKYQNKRPDYISAFYNVINWDEVNKRYAAAKK
- a CDS encoding GNAT family N-acetyltransferase; this encodes MHVRSFQLSDVNSVTELMQIALSEECYKETVKAFARQLSWDSGLIIVAEEEGEIVGALIGTIDQNDGCYYRIAIHPDRRRMGIGKSLVESMEQRFQQRKVSRIWVAGDKHNSVAMPLYEAMGYGASQILQAFQKLSILAPH
- the lepB gene encoding signal peptidase I; its protein translation is MDALAPSSGPPPSPETSKQAGRSGYIRDWLVTLLIAMVVLLLLNLFVFNLSTVRGHSMQPTLMESQHLFVNKLVYNFHDPGRGDIVILKDPDSKLSSPRFLVKRVIGIPGDVIRVEHNHLYVNGELLNEPYTNSDVEDGDYGPFTVEPGHFFVMGDNRHTAASKDSRYFGSIKSQDLLGRAEFIFWPISEWKWL
- the rnhA gene encoding ribonuclease HI is translated as MKEVMVYTDGACSGNPGPGGWGIVLLYGEHRKELSGAEKMTTNNRMEIKSVIEALKLLKEPCHVKVHSDSAYVVNCFKQGWIKNWLRNGWRNSKNQPVENKELWEELWELMGKHEVEYVKVKGHSDNELNNRCDFLATSAVKNLR
- a CDS encoding PTS transporter subunit EIIC, whose product is MEAKEKRYKHISQEILKYIGGEENIIGVAHCATRLRIVLEDNEKAELKKIEDIDLVKGVFIAGDQLQIIFGAGLVNNIYAVFSKLTGTEDMSLSDVKSKSAQKQNPFQKAIKSLSDVFIEIMPGILAAALLMGITGLLGQKGLFGPKSIVEMYPIFQGINRFVQIVSTGIFTILPLLVVYSATKRYGGRPILGLVLGAIMLHPALADAFEVAKGSQNPESISLFGLPVQLVGFQGGIIIALMMGYVVAKLDQFFNKKVPDMIKLFLAPLLTVFVSSLLLFTIIGPLGRELASLVTVSLLWMTQNLGIFGFMFFAGIQQIIVITGLHHVMGAVEAQLLTDTGRNFINPLASVALMAQGGAVLGYILLNRKDTKVKEMGYSAFGSVLFGISEPAIFGVTLKYKFPLVAGCLGGMVAGAYVYLSKLTAIGFGTTALPGFAIAASDYHGHINYLVAHLIALLCGALFTLAYGAIKSKRSRA
- a CDS encoding YneF family protein, whose product is MVWNIVIPIITLIAGLVGGFFIGAYYLRKQLEKMQNDPETLQKMAKQMGYNLNGKQMQKAQQMMKNQQFSKSQPGPRKNQGRRK